Proteins co-encoded in one Xiphophorus couchianus chromosome 3, X_couchianus-1.0, whole genome shotgun sequence genomic window:
- the cgna gene encoding cingulin, with protein sequence MTTRSFGRRHPADYDAQVRVNNLGDSGEELPKLRPKPQSTSKYGVAVRVQGIAGQPYVVLKDGQRGDSYGVQLRTDYSSSYGSLPRRKEKAEVQAERSDVGGVGGQLGLLRRVQSHGSLLDKDGGGSSEDFQLSRPPGDGKSGSYGNLDGGIGVRRGREEVWGTSGRGRVAESTLSDRSHQIGSNRSLESVRNNDSYPDSRQQANGPPPYQRQTPVNRLVTRYDGAAPGNQQRGLSPSQQHPRATSPLLHPKPYTSTPSSAHSSLGHGQASGSRVAGLSANQWTSEEPRHVDRTELQVTPDLLLDQVQSAEISFEEDQVMKTVYNILRQGSSENDDVIRHKVRSIFLNFQSIMPKESPREEWIREKRELETKVAQLQTALREERRDSASNSDPVLKAELESCLDENLQLQEILDRKTKELNETQSELTQLRMEREKAESRVREMEDHLAELQDELRRENGSKTDLMSSQAQLMELSQLKHKLEETLRQRERELTALKGALKEEVASHDREIEVLREQYSADMEKLRSSMEQVSQSHAGIEAERLRVNSSVRTLQQQLEDCRDESNHWMEQFHSTRDELRSTKQELLQIRLEKEESEDELKELKERMSTVKQQAADSSQSEALTQELQRCSADLHKTRLELEKQRTEYDKKVMETISLKKSHQNQEAELKYEIDRLKDQLQRTKDDCVKAQEKNKQLPSPVTISELEQKLSEAQREASQLKVKLSTTEEELETARTGLSKAEMDVNSLRDAQKDQEAANTRLKEKLSRLEAQLQSNASESSEVELALHSEVRSLRSELDEGKRKASRLSQEHRELSLRLEDTERDREMLKQTITQLEDSKRQQEKTMEKLNKEYESLNVTSKEGIQALKAQLEEQRERTRKEVQDAQRHGNDTKSELDRNQQSLRRLEEEMLRQKKELQLACEERDNHQLDKELLTNRLRHLEGEVETSKNSLNEKTREIRILEDKLKRVELELEEEKSSVEMLTDRVSRSRDQIDQLRSELMQERSSKQDLELDKNAMERHLKELRNRVAEMEGQSRSSAGVSQLENKIQELEDCLRAEEREKNTMLSSQRRLERKLKELNMTLDEERQMHTEQRDQLTLRVKALKRQVDEGETELERIETLRRKAQRDMEEQTELKDALQARVTALETELKRKTQASMRPALDSSALSSDDDDSLYDPSTITSFLTESNLQTSSC encoded by the exons ATGACCACACGGTCCTTTGGCAGAAGGCACCCGGCGGACTACGACGCCCAGGTCCGCGTCAACAACCTCGGTGACTCTGGAGAAGAGCTACCCAAGCTGAGGCCCAAACCTCAGAGCACCTCCAAATATGGCGTAGCGGTCAGAGTGCAGGGCATCGCCGGGCAGCCGTATGTGGTCCTGAAGGATGGACAGAGGGGAGACTCGTACGGGGTCCAGCTCAGGACCGACTACTCCTCTAGCTACGGCAGCCTTCCCCGGAGGAAAGAGAAGGCAGAGGTTCAAGCAGAGAGGAGTGATGTTGGGGGAGTGGGAGGCCAGCTGGGACTGCTCCGCCGGGTTCAGTCTCACGGCTCACTGCTAGACAAGGATGGAGGTGGCAGTAGTGAGGATTTTCAGCTGTCTAGACCCCCTGGGGATGGGAAGTCTGGGAGTTATGGGAATTTGGATGGAGGGATTGGAGTAaggagaggcagagaggaggTGTGGGGTACCAGTGGCAGAGGAAGGGTTGCAGAAAGCACTTTGTCGGATCGTTCTCACCAGATAGGGTCTAACAGGTCATTGGAATCAGTTAGGAACAATGATTCGTACCCTGACTCTCGCCAACAGGCTAACGGGCCTCCCCCCTATCAGAGACAGACCCCTGTCAACAGACTGGTTACCAGATATGATGGTGCAGCACCTGGAAACCAACAGAGAGGACTTTCCCCTTCTCAACAGCATCCCAGAGCTACGTCTCCTCTCCTCCACCCCAAACCTTACACCTCGACTCCATCCTCAGCTCACAGCAGCTTGGGACACGGCCAGGCTTCGGGCTCCAGAGTCGCTGGACTCTCAGCTAATCAATGGACCTCAGAGGAGCCCCGACATGTGGATCGGACCGAGTTGCAG GTGACCCCTGACCTTTTGCTGGACCAGGTTCAGAGTGCTGAGATAAGTTTTGAGGAGGACCAGGTGATGAAGACTGTGTACAACATCCTGAGACAGGG TTCTTCTGagaatgatgatgtcatcagacACAAAGTCAGGagtatttttctgaattttcagAGCATAATg CCTAAGGAAAGCCCTCGGGAGGAGTGGATAAGAGAAAAAAGGGAGTTGGAGACAAAGGTGGCTCAACTGCAGACTGCCCTGCGCGAAGAAAGGAGG GACTCGGCCAGCAATTCTGACCCCGTTCTGAAAGCCGAGCTCGAGTCGTGTCTGGATGAAAATCTGCAGCTCCAGGAGATTCTGGACCGGAAGACGAAGGAGCTGAATGAAACACAATCAGA GCTGACTCAGCTGCGCATGGAAAGAGAGAAAGCAGAAAGTCGGGTGAGAGAGATGGAGGACCACCTGGCGGAGCTTCAAGATGAGCTACGAAGAGAAAACGGCAGCAAGACG GACTTGATGTCTAGTCAAGCACAGCTGATGGAGCTCTCCCAGCTGAAGCACAAGCTAGAGGAGACACTCAGACAACGAGAGAGGGAGCTCACTGCTCTGAAAGGCGCTCTGAAGGAAGAGGTGGCATCACACGACAGAGAGATCGAGGTGCTGCGAGAACAGTACAGCGCTGACATGGAGAAACTGCGCAGCAGCATGGAGCAGGTGTCCCAG TCTCACGCTGGGATCGAGGCCGAGCGGCTGCGCGTGAACTCGTCCGTCCGCAccttgcagcagcagctggaggattgcAGAGACGAGAGCAACCACTGGATGGAGCAGTTTCACTCCACCAGGGACGAGCTTCGAAGCACCAAACAAGA gCTTCTGCAAATCCGTCTGGAGAAAGAGGAATCTGAGGATGAGCTGAAGGAGCTTAAGGAGAGAATGAGCACAGTGAAGCAGCAGGCAGCAGACTCCAGCCAGTCAGAAGCTCTCACCCAG GAGCTCCAGCGGTGCAGCGCTGATCTACACAAGACCAGGTTAGAGCTGGAGAAGCAGAGGACTGAGTATGACAAGAAGGTCATGGAAACCATTTCCCTGAAAAAGTCtcaccagaaccaggaggcAGAGCTAAAGTATGAGATCGACAGGCTGAAGGACCAGTTACAGAGGACCAAAGATGACTGTGTAAAGgcacaagagaaaaataaacag CTCCCAAGTCCAGTAACCATTTCGGAGCTGGAGCAGAAGCTCAGTGAGGCTCAAAGAGAAGCCAGCCAGCTTAAAGTGAAACTCTCTACAACCGAGGAAGAACTGGAAACTGCTAGAACAGGTCTCAGTAAAGCTGAGATGGACGTTAACTCCCTCCGAGATGCTCAGAAGGATCAGGAGGCGGCTAACACTCGCCTCAAAGAGAAACTCTCTCGATTAGAG GCTCAGCTGCAGAGCAACGCCAGCGAGAGCTCTGAGGTGGAGCTCGCCCTGCACTCCGAGGTCAGAAGCCTCCGATCTGAGCTGGATGAGGGGAAGAGAAAAGCTTCCAGACTGAGCCAGGAACACCGTGAACTCAGCCTGCGTCTGGAGGACACAGAGAGGGACAGAGAGATGCTCAAGCAGACAATCACCCAGCTGGAGGACAGCAAACGGCAGCAGGAGAAAACCATGGAGAAACTCAACAAAGAA taCGAGTCTCTGAATGTGACCTCAAAAGAAGGGATCCAGGCTCTGAAGGCTcagctggaggagcagagagAGCGAACACGGAAGGAGGTGCAGGACGCACAGCGTCATGGAAACGATACAAAATCCGAGCTGGATCGAAACCAACAAAGCTTAAGGAGACTGGAGGAAGAA ATGTTGCGACAGAAGAAGGAGCTTCAACTTGCATGCGAAGAGAGGGACAACCACCAGCTGGACAAGGAGCTCCTCACCAACAGACTGCGCCACCTAGAGGGAGAGGTAGAGACCAGCAAAAACAGCCTTAATGAGAAAACGCGCGAGATTCGCATCCTCGAG GACAAGCTGAAGCGTGTGGAgttggagctggaggaggagaaaagctcAGTGGAGATGCTGACGGACCGAGTGTCCAGGAGCAGAGACCAGATCGACCAGCTCCGCTCTGAGCTCATGCAGGAGAGATCCTCTAAACAGGACCTGGAGCTGGACAAGAACGCCATGGAGAGACAC ctgaaggagctgaggaACCGTGTGGCCGAGATGGAGGGTCAGTCTCGCTCGTCAGCGGGAGTTTCTCAGCTGGAAAACAAGATCCAGGAGCTGGAGGACTGCCTGCGAGCTGAGGAGAG AGAGAAGAACACCATGTTGTCGTCACAACGTCGCCTGGAGAGGAAGCTGAAAGAGCTCAACATGACGCTGGATGAGGAGAGACAAATGCACACCGAACAGAGAGATCAG CTTACCCTGAGGGTGAAGGCCCTGAAGCGGCAGGTGGACGAGGGAGAGACGGAGCTGGAGAGGATTGAGACTCTGAGGAGGAAAGCCCAGAGAGACATGGAGGAGCAAACGGAGCTGAAGGACGCTCTGCAGGCCAGAGTCACTGCTCTGGAAACGGAACTCaa GAGGAAAACTCAAGCATCGATGAGGCCGGCTCTGGATTCGTCCGCCCTCAGCTCAGACGACGACGACAGCCTGTACGACCCGTCCACCATCACCTCGTTCCTCACCGAGAGCAACCTCCAGACCAGCTCCTGCTAA